From a region of the Odoribacter splanchnicus DSM 20712 genome:
- a CDS encoding AMP-binding protein, giving the protein MMEVRLNGRVYTCLEQLREQADEELFLFLEEWFDDRSYVPGHTSGSTGAPKEIQLSKADMRASARMTNAFFAIDRESVLLLCLSVSYIAGKMMVVRALEAGAELLTVKVSSHPLRITGQEEYVDRRIDLAAMVPMQVEESMKSESEKQRFGYIRHLIIGGAPVSVALEERLKKIPTQCYATYGMTETVSHIALKKLNSDPAYFALGEVGFEQDERGCLIIDAPHLQARRFVTNDMVRLHGNKRFEWLGRFDYVINSGGIKLFPELIEQKLVRSIPGRFFITSRPDEVLGESVLLALEGAHWDFVSLQLLLQKIRPLLGRFELPKAFVVSPFFRETTSGKVVRTLPENAVFYPVHQLRVSE; this is encoded by the coding sequence ATGATGGAAGTACGGTTAAATGGAAGGGTGTATACTTGCCTGGAACAACTTCGTGAACAGGCAGATGAAGAATTGTTCCTTTTTTTAGAAGAGTGGTTCGACGATCGTTCTTATGTACCGGGGCATACTTCCGGTTCGACAGGTGCTCCTAAAGAGATACAGTTGTCCAAAGCGGATATGCGGGCTTCTGCCCGTATGACAAATGCTTTTTTTGCTATCGACCGGGAATCGGTTTTATTGCTGTGTCTTTCGGTTTCGTATATTGCGGGAAAGATGATGGTCGTCAGGGCTCTGGAAGCAGGTGCCGAGTTGTTGACTGTGAAAGTTTCCTCTCATCCTTTACGAATAACGGGACAGGAGGAATATGTGGACAGGAGGATCGACCTGGCTGCTATGGTGCCGATGCAGGTGGAGGAATCTATGAAATCGGAATCGGAAAAGCAACGTTTCGGGTATATTCGTCATCTGATTATCGGAGGGGCTCCGGTATCCGTGGCATTGGAAGAACGGTTGAAAAAAATTCCGACACAATGTTACGCTACATATGGAATGACCGAGACGGTGTCTCATATCGCCTTGAAAAAGTTGAATAGTGATCCGGCTTATTTTGCTTTGGGGGAGGTCGGGTTCGAACAGGATGAGCGGGGATGTCTGATCATCGATGCCCCCCATTTACAAGCCCGCCGTTTTGTGACGAACGATATGGTCAGATTGCATGGAAACAAACGGTTCGAGTGGCTGGGAAGGTTCGACTATGTGATTAATTCAGGAGGGATCAAATTGTTTCCTGAATTAATCGAACAAAAATTGGTCCGTAGTATCCCGGGACGTTTTTTTATTACTTCCCGGCCGGATGAAGTGTTGGGCGAAAGTGTCCTGCTGGCCTTGGAAGGGGCACACTGGGACTTCGTGTCTTTGCAACTATTGCTGCAAAAAATCCGGCCTTTGCTGGGACGTTTCGAGTTGCCCAAAGCGTTTGTAGTCAGTCCTTTTTTCCGGGAGACGACCTCTGGGAAAGTTGTACGTACCTTGCCTGAAAATGCGGTCTTTTATCCTGTCCATCAATTGAGGGTCTCCGAATGA
- a CDS encoding MFS transporter: MKIKTGQGNMTLQKLIAIYSISMVTSLPGLAISPILGKLESIFSSTSELQLQMLESLPSFIIVPFILLAGRMSLYFNTKKLLITGLAIFSACSIAYPFADRMWALLLISGLLGIGAGLVIPFSTGLVADYFSGSYRTKQLGYVSAITNLTLVIATLLAGFLAGISWHLSFVVYCISGISLFFAFYLDEKPPFYSASAQEATPVQQPATHHHKKYNWLIKLMLFYYVATFLALTIPLNLSLYMHNLKLGNYDISGTLISVFFLSMTLPGLLINRIIALLKAYTNFIAIVLLTVGLIFFVFKAGMFLLTLGVILTGFGYGIMQPIIYDKTASHVKPSEATFVLSLVMVMNYIAIITYPFILQGIESLFSTDSAYFPFILSTIIACCFSIFAFFRHHSETLN, from the coding sequence ATGAAGATCAAAACAGGCCAGGGAAATATGACATTGCAAAAATTGATAGCTATTTATTCTATATCCATGGTAACCTCTTTACCAGGCCTCGCTATCTCACCTATTCTGGGTAAATTGGAGTCGATATTCAGTTCGACAAGTGAATTACAACTGCAAATGCTGGAATCGCTACCCTCGTTTATCATCGTTCCTTTCATCCTCCTGGCAGGACGTATGTCCCTTTATTTCAATACAAAAAAATTATTGATTACCGGTCTGGCGATATTTTCCGCCTGTAGTATCGCCTATCCTTTCGCCGATCGGATGTGGGCATTGCTGCTGATCAGTGGCCTGCTCGGCATAGGAGCCGGACTGGTAATTCCTTTTTCAACAGGCCTGGTCGCCGATTATTTTTCGGGTTCTTACCGGACAAAACAATTGGGCTATGTGTCTGCGATCACTAACCTCACGCTGGTTATCGCCACTTTACTGGCCGGTTTTCTGGCCGGTATCAGCTGGCATTTATCCTTTGTCGTATATTGTATCTCAGGTATTTCCCTGTTTTTCGCATTCTATCTGGACGAAAAACCACCTTTCTATTCCGCTTCGGCCCAAGAGGCAACTCCGGTTCAACAGCCGGCGACACATCATCATAAAAAATACAACTGGTTGATCAAACTCATGCTTTTCTACTATGTGGCTACTTTTCTGGCACTGACCATACCGCTCAATCTCTCCCTTTATATGCATAATCTGAAATTGGGGAATTACGACATTTCCGGCACGTTGATATCCGTATTCTTTTTGTCTATGACTTTACCGGGTTTGCTGATCAACCGCATCATCGCTCTACTGAAAGCCTATACCAATTTTATAGCCATCGTTTTACTGACCGTAGGATTAATCTTCTTTGTCTTCAAAGCAGGTATGTTCTTACTGACCCTCGGAGTCATTCTGACCGGCTTTGGCTATGGAATCATGCAACCGATCATTTACGATAAAACAGCTTCCCACGTAAAACCTTCGGAAGCCACTTTCGTCCTGTCCCTGGTGATGGTGATGAATTATATCGCAATCATCACTTATCCGTTTATCCTACAGGGAATCGAAAGTCTGTTTTCAACGGATTCGGCCTATTTCCCTTTTATCCTCAGCACGATCATCGCCTGTTGTTTCAGTATTTTTGCCTTTTTCCGTCATCATTCGGAGACCCTCAATTGA
- a CDS encoding radical SAM protein encodes MRTFKNQMQAFAIKQLLKYVERDPEVNAAKALKIIRKIDLDGTYGSSWDELEKCLQDPGNNWTRLVKKAYTEWDPHVRKKLFESLICNAAIIGNSAVKETSKKYGVHVPWTILMDPTSACNLKCTGCWAAEYGHQMSMDLETLDRIITEAKALGIYMFIFSGGEPLVRKKDIIKLCEKHTDCYFLAFTNGTLIDEAFADDMLRVGNFAPAISVEGYGEETDMRRGKGTFKAVMKAMEILKRKRLLFGMSTCYHRKNVDVVGSSEYLDFMIDQGAAFVWYFTYMPVGNDAVPELMVTSEQRKFMYEQVRMFRKTKPIFAMDFWNDGEYVRGCIAGGRYYFHINANGDVEPCAFIHYSTVNIKQVSLLEALRSPLFKAYQQRQPFNKNHLRPCPLLDNPHSLKEVVRVSEAYSTDMLKPEDVDVLTGKCVGTAEKWGKVADHIWYGKNGTEGQKEEKQLETEKSAEKRKGNEVKDKERETSEQKQEKEKALSV; translated from the coding sequence ATGAGAACATTTAAAAATCAGATGCAGGCTTTTGCCATAAAACAGCTATTGAAGTATGTAGAAAGAGATCCTGAGGTAAATGCGGCTAAAGCTTTAAAGATAATCCGGAAAATAGACCTTGACGGGACTTACGGATCCTCCTGGGATGAATTAGAGAAATGTTTACAGGATCCCGGGAACAATTGGACGCGTCTGGTAAAAAAGGCTTATACGGAATGGGATCCGCATGTCAGGAAAAAACTATTCGAATCCCTGATATGTAATGCAGCGATCATCGGTAATAGTGCTGTAAAAGAGACCAGTAAAAAATATGGGGTGCATGTACCCTGGACGATTTTGATGGATCCGACCTCTGCCTGTAACCTGAAGTGTACGGGGTGTTGGGCGGCCGAATACGGGCATCAGATGTCAATGGACCTGGAAACCCTGGACCGTATTATTACCGAAGCCAAAGCTTTGGGGATTTATATGTTTATTTTTTCGGGTGGGGAACCTTTAGTCCGGAAAAAAGATATCATCAAACTTTGTGAAAAACATACCGATTGTTATTTTCTGGCGTTTACCAACGGAACCCTGATCGATGAGGCTTTTGCCGACGATATGCTGAGGGTTGGAAATTTTGCACCGGCTATCAGTGTCGAAGGATATGGAGAAGAAACGGATATGCGGCGTGGAAAAGGTACTTTCAAGGCAGTGATGAAAGCAATGGAGATATTGAAACGCAAACGCTTGTTATTCGGTATGTCGACTTGTTATCATCGTAAAAACGTCGATGTCGTCGGGTCGTCTGAATATCTTGATTTTATGATCGACCAAGGGGCTGCTTTTGTTTGGTATTTCACTTATATGCCGGTCGGTAACGATGCTGTACCCGAATTGATGGTGACTTCCGAACAGCGGAAATTCATGTACGAGCAAGTACGTATGTTCCGTAAGACAAAGCCGATCTTTGCTATGGATTTCTGGAATGACGGGGAGTATGTCAGGGGATGTATCGCCGGAGGACGTTATTATTTCCATATCAATGCCAATGGGGATGTCGAACCTTGTGCTTTCATTCATTATTCGACAGTCAATATAAAGCAGGTTTCTTTGCTGGAAGCACTTCGTTCTCCCTTGTTTAAGGCTTATCAACAACGCCAGCCTTTTAATAAAAATCATTTGCGTCCCTGTCCGTTGCTGGATAATCCCCATAGTCTGAAAGAAGTTGTGCGTGTTTCGGAAGCTTATTCTACGGATATGCTGAAACCTGAAGATGTGGATGTATTGACAGGTAAATGTGTCGGAACTGCAGAAAAATGGGGGAAAGTAGCCGATCACATCTGGTATGGTAAAAACGGTACAGAAGGGCAGAAAGAAGAAAAACAACTGGAAACAGAAAAATCTGCCGAAAAACGGAAAGGAAATGAGGTGAAAGATAAGGAACGGGAAACTTCGGAACAAAAGCAGGAAAAGGAAAAAGCTTTAAGTGTTTAA
- a CDS encoding class I SAM-dependent methyltransferase, translating into MQLTAGLKQFIRAHLTDNTDKLLLAASRFPGIDIRFAIDQIIARRQIQHKLPFWYEQDELIYPSRLSTEQCSSEQTALYKQQLLRGNTVCDLTGGLGIDTFYFAQKAGNVIYVERFPEYCTAAQHNFKVLNTSNIHIIHSDACDIIQTLQADTFYLDPARRGNGNKRLFALTDCEPDILQLKPLLLERARRVIVKISPMADPEETLRLLPETREIHILAVRNECKELLFILEGTTPSVQPVKIYAVNLGGTTAEPPFIFTPDEEKEAPLQVCQTLQNYLYEPHAALLKSGAFKLIATRLNLFKLHRHSHLYTSESLCQDFPGRIFTIEETYEFSGKLLKQLYRQIPKANLTTRNFPLTVAELRKRSNIKEGGDIYLFATTLYSGQRVLIRTHKTH; encoded by the coding sequence ATGCAGCTAACCGCCGGGCTAAAACAATTCATACGCGCACATCTGACTGACAATACCGACAAACTACTGTTGGCCGCTTCCCGCTTTCCCGGTATCGATATCCGTTTTGCCATCGATCAAATTATCGCCCGGCGTCAGATTCAACATAAGCTTCCTTTCTGGTATGAGCAGGATGAATTGATCTATCCTTCCCGCTTGTCCACCGAACAGTGTTCATCGGAACAAACCGCCCTGTATAAACAGCAACTTCTTAGAGGAAATACGGTTTGCGACCTGACCGGAGGACTCGGGATCGATACTTTTTACTTCGCCCAAAAAGCCGGGAACGTTATTTACGTCGAACGTTTTCCGGAATATTGTACCGCAGCACAGCATAATTTCAAGGTGTTGAATACCTCCAATATTCATATTATCCATTCGGATGCATGTGATATTATTCAAACCCTGCAAGCCGATACTTTCTATCTGGATCCTGCACGCCGGGGCAATGGTAATAAGCGACTGTTCGCTCTGACCGATTGTGAACCCGACATTCTCCAGCTCAAACCCTTGCTTTTAGAACGGGCCCGACGGGTAATCGTCAAAATATCCCCGATGGCCGATCCCGAAGAGACCCTGCGGCTCTTACCGGAAACCCGTGAAATCCATATTCTGGCGGTAAGGAATGAATGCAAAGAACTGTTATTCATCCTTGAAGGCACTACCCCCTCTGTACAACCGGTAAAAATATATGCAGTAAATCTAGGTGGTACGACCGCCGAGCCACCTTTTATCTTTACTCCCGACGAAGAGAAAGAAGCTCCGTTGCAAGTGTGTCAAACCTTGCAAAACTATCTTTACGAACCCCATGCTGCCCTCTTAAAAAGCGGAGCATTCAAATTAATCGCTACCCGTTTGAATTTATTCAAATTACACCGGCACAGTCATTTATACACCTCCGAATCTTTATGTCAGGATTTTCCAGGCCGTATCTTCACTATCGAAGAGACCTATGAATTTTCCGGTAAGTTATTGAAACAGCTTTACCGCCAAATTCCCAAAGCCAATCTGACCACCCGTAATTTTCCCCTGACAGTGGCCGAACTCCGCAAACGCAGTAACATAAAAGAAGGGGGTGACATTTATTTATTCGCCACCACCCTCTATTCAGGTCAGCGAGTACTGATCCGGACACATAAAACCCATTAA
- a CDS encoding o-succinylbenzoate synthase, with amino-acid sequence MLKASFQKYRLHFKEPSGTSRGILLDKDTYFIRIWEEGAETCFGLGECALFRGLSAEDRPDYEEKLREVCNRIAEIEIASLQEWSSIRFGVEMAFADLRQGGKRIYFPSAFSAGEAGIEINGLIWMGDRETMLQRIRAKLDAGFHCIKVKIGAIDFQSELDLLKFIRRRFGREDVELRVDANGAFAPETALERLDALAKYDLHSIEQPIRQGQWREMARLCARTPVPIALDEELIGVNDAGQKRELLEAIRPRYIILKPALAGGFSGTEEWIRLAEVRGIGWWVTSALESNIGLSALAQWTYGLQNPMPQGLGTGLLYTNNIPSPLQLTGERLYYRPQRMWDLSSIS; translated from the coding sequence ATGTTGAAAGCATCTTTTCAGAAATATCGGCTTCATTTCAAAGAACCTTCCGGGACGTCCCGGGGGATTCTGTTGGATAAGGATACTTATTTTATCCGGATTTGGGAGGAAGGCGCGGAGACCTGCTTCGGGCTTGGCGAGTGTGCTCTCTTCCGGGGATTAAGTGCTGAAGACCGGCCGGATTATGAAGAAAAGCTGAGAGAGGTTTGTAATCGTATCGCTGAAATAGAGATAGCCTCTCTTCAGGAATGGAGTTCGATCCGTTTTGGTGTGGAGATGGCATTCGCCGATTTGCGGCAAGGAGGAAAGCGGATTTATTTTCCTTCTGCTTTTTCTGCCGGCGAAGCAGGGATCGAAATCAACGGACTCATCTGGATGGGAGACCGGGAAACGATGTTGCAACGAATCCGGGCTAAATTAGATGCCGGATTTCATTGTATAAAAGTGAAAATCGGAGCCATTGATTTTCAGTCGGAGCTCGACTTATTGAAATTTATCCGTCGCCGTTTCGGTAGGGAAGACGTGGAACTGAGGGTGGATGCGAACGGCGCTTTCGCTCCTGAGACAGCTCTGGAACGCTTGGATGCTTTGGCAAAATACGATTTGCATTCTATCGAACAACCTATCCGTCAGGGGCAATGGCGGGAGATGGCCCGGCTTTGTGCCCGGACACCGGTGCCTATAGCGCTCGATGAAGAATTGATCGGAGTAAACGATGCCGGGCAGAAACGTGAATTGCTGGAAGCGATCCGGCCCCGGTACATTATTTTGAAACCGGCTTTGGCCGGTGGTTTTAGCGGAACGGAAGAGTGGATCCGGCTGGCTGAAGTAAGAGGTATCGGATGGTGGGTGACTTCTGCCCTGGAGTCGAATATCGGATTGAGTGCATTGGCACAATGGACGTATGGATTACAGAATCCGATGCCTCAGGGATTAGGAACAGGGCTGCTCTATACCAACAATATCCCTTCACCTTTGCAGCTGACCGGGGAAAGATTATATTATCGTCCACAGAGAATGTGGGATTTGTCGTCTATTAGCTGA
- a CDS encoding chorismate-binding protein: protein MTVAEAQTLCLKQGTPFYSYRLPGERESVFGAQLDGEVAPFRQVGEQGKGFILVPFAESEEVPAWFIRGDITFREVTTDIEIRTGLSGTMGLTDIKPGQEPDISWEEYESQVAAMVAALKQGQVRKMVLSRTITLQERAYEKAAVWYTALADRYPEAFVFLVFVPGKTCWLGATPEIFLRQSAAGTETMALAGTRRVGTSGAWGQKEIEEQAIVTEYMAELLETVCGEKWRQEGPFSKQAGQVEHLCTVFRHVGKLTPGLTDRVRRALHPTPAVGGVPAGSALPMIRRIEGRNRRYYAGYVGPVSGDGCWDWFVNLRSMELWPDRIRLHIGGGITALSDPRKEWEETELKSRTLLDIVQYSDK, encoded by the coding sequence ATGACAGTTGCAGAAGCACAAACGCTTTGTTTGAAGCAGGGAACCCCTTTTTATTCCTATCGTTTACCGGGAGAACGAGAATCTGTTTTCGGCGCTCAGCTGGACGGTGAAGTTGCCCCTTTCCGTCAGGTTGGAGAACAGGGAAAGGGATTTATTCTGGTTCCTTTTGCCGAATCTGAAGAAGTACCTGCCTGGTTTATCCGGGGAGATATAACCTTTAGGGAGGTAACGACGGATATTGAAATCCGGACCGGCTTAAGCGGGACTATGGGGCTAACCGATATTAAACCCGGGCAGGAACCGGATATTTCCTGGGAAGAATATGAAAGTCAGGTGGCGGCGATGGTAGCGGCCTTAAAACAAGGTCAGGTACGCAAGATGGTTTTGTCCAGAACAATTACTTTACAGGAACGGGCTTATGAAAAAGCGGCTGTCTGGTATACTGCTTTGGCTGATCGTTATCCGGAAGCTTTTGTGTTTTTGGTTTTTGTTCCTGGTAAAACCTGTTGGTTGGGAGCGACACCGGAGATTTTCTTGAGGCAGTCGGCGGCTGGAACCGAGACTATGGCTCTGGCGGGTACCCGAAGGGTAGGAACATCAGGAGCTTGGGGGCAGAAGGAGATCGAGGAACAGGCTATCGTAACGGAATATATGGCAGAGCTGTTAGAGACGGTATGTGGAGAAAAATGGCGACAGGAGGGCCCCTTTTCAAAACAAGCCGGACAGGTTGAACATTTGTGTACCGTTTTTCGGCATGTGGGAAAACTGACTCCCGGGCTGACCGACCGGGTACGTCGTGCTTTGCATCCGACTCCTGCGGTGGGAGGGGTACCTGCTGGATCGGCTCTTCCGATGATCAGGCGGATAGAAGGACGTAACCGGCGGTATTATGCCGGGTATGTGGGGCCGGTATCGGGTGACGGATGTTGGGATTGGTTTGTGAATTTACGTAGTATGGAGTTGTGGCCCGATAGAATCAGATTACATATCGGAGGGGGGATTACGGCCTTGTCCGATCCCCGGAAAGAATGGGAAGAAACTGAATTGAAATCGAGGACCTTGTTGGATATCGTACAGTATAGCGATAAATAA
- the menB gene encoding 1,4-dihydroxy-2-naphthoyl-CoA synthase, which produces MRKWQTIKEYEDIKFDFFEGIAKITINRPRVYNAFRPQTNKEMLDAMTICRERNDIGVVVLTGAGDKAFCSGGDQHVKGVGGYIDENGVPRLNVLDLHKAIRSLPKPVIAMVNGYAIGGGHVLHVICDLTIASENARFGQTGPKVGSFDGGFGSSYLARCVGQKKAREIWFLCRQYTAKEAEEMGMVNKVVPFEQLEDETVDWCKTIMKRSPMAIRMIKRALNAELDGQHGLMEFAGDATLMYYLMAEAQEGKNAFLEKRDPDFDQFPKFP; this is translated from the coding sequence ATGAGAAAGTGGCAAACCATAAAAGAATACGAAGATATCAAATTCGATTTCTTCGAAGGAATTGCAAAGATTACGATCAACCGTCCCCGGGTGTATAATGCTTTTCGTCCTCAAACGAATAAAGAGATGCTGGATGCGATGACGATTTGCCGGGAACGCAACGATATCGGGGTTGTCGTGTTGACAGGTGCCGGAGATAAAGCTTTTTGTTCCGGGGGAGATCAGCATGTGAAGGGTGTAGGAGGATATATAGATGAGAACGGGGTGCCCCGTCTGAATGTACTCGATTTGCACAAGGCAATCCGTTCACTTCCCAAACCTGTGATCGCTATGGTCAACGGTTATGCTATCGGAGGCGGGCATGTGTTGCATGTAATCTGTGATCTGACTATCGCTTCCGAGAATGCCCGTTTCGGACAAACCGGACCGAAAGTAGGGAGTTTCGACGGAGGATTTGGTTCTTCGTATCTGGCTCGTTGTGTCGGACAGAAAAAAGCACGTGAAATCTGGTTTCTTTGTCGGCAATATACAGCCAAAGAAGCCGAAGAAATGGGAATGGTCAATAAAGTGGTTCCCTTCGAACAATTGGAAGACGAGACGGTGGATTGGTGTAAAACCATTATGAAACGTAGTCCTATGGCTATCCGAATGATAAAACGGGCTTTGAATGCCGAATTGGATGGGCAACACGGACTGATGGAATTTGCCGGAGACGCGACTTTGATGTATTATTTGATGGCTGAAGCCCAGGAAGGGAAGAATGCCTTTTTAGAGAAACGGGATCCGGATTTCGATCAATTTCCCAAATTTCCTTGA
- the menD gene encoding 2-succinyl-5-enolpyruvyl-6-hydroxy-3-cyclohexene-1-carboxylic-acid synthase, with protein MEYLTTDKEGIKILIEVLKEKGIRQVVLSPGSRNAPLLVAFAREKQIRHFVVLDERSAAFMALGMAQQSGVPVALVCTSGTAPLNYAPAIAEAYYQRLPLIVITADRPVEWIDQDDSQTIRQQAVFRNIVKASYQLPAELFHADEHWYANRLVNDALNTALKGRQGPVHLNIPLRESLYGLRDYPEREVRTIECIDPAPSLSAGVMQRLVDIFDHCPKVMILAGFHRPDFRLREALHRLAGYPNVVVLTETLANVTSERHIGTIDRVLATVKEAEREEYRPELLITFGGPLISRHVKAYLRKFRPRWHWSIDRTEHPADTMQVLTTQIQLEAECFFPQLVAVAKGRASDYALRWKEKKESAAVRHEEFAGRVEWSDWKAFSLILPALPEGSALQLANSTPVRYGQLFDYFQVKRVDGNRGTSGIDGSTSTAVGAALMREGITTLITGDMSFLYDSNALWNKYISSRLKIIVMKNGGGGIFRFISGPSELEELEECFETGTEVDVCGFAQLHHFRYFKASDEVELAGVLPEFFNETEWPVILEVETPRLKNAEVLKSYFRSLQGE; from the coding sequence ATGGAATACTTAACTACAGATAAAGAAGGAATAAAGATATTGATAGAGGTTCTGAAAGAAAAAGGAATCCGTCAGGTGGTATTATCGCCGGGCTCCAGAAATGCTCCTTTGTTGGTTGCATTTGCCCGTGAGAAACAAATCAGGCACTTTGTCGTGCTCGACGAACGGAGTGCCGCTTTTATGGCTCTGGGTATGGCGCAACAATCGGGTGTTCCGGTGGCTTTGGTATGCACGTCGGGGACTGCTCCTTTGAATTATGCACCGGCGATAGCGGAAGCATATTACCAACGTTTACCCTTGATCGTGATCACGGCCGACCGTCCGGTGGAATGGATCGATCAGGACGATAGCCAGACAATCCGGCAGCAAGCGGTTTTCCGGAATATTGTAAAGGCTTCTTATCAGTTACCGGCCGAACTGTTCCATGCAGACGAACACTGGTATGCCAATCGTCTGGTCAACGATGCTTTGAATACCGCTTTGAAAGGCCGGCAGGGACCTGTACATCTGAATATACCCTTGCGGGAATCGCTCTATGGGCTGAGGGATTACCCGGAGCGGGAAGTAAGGACGATCGAATGTATCGATCCGGCCCCGAGTCTGTCGGCCGGGGTGATGCAACGTCTGGTGGATATCTTCGATCATTGTCCGAAGGTGATGATTCTGGCCGGATTTCATCGGCCTGATTTCCGGTTGAGAGAAGCGCTTCATCGGTTGGCGGGTTATCCGAATGTAGTGGTATTGACAGAAACGCTGGCCAATGTGACTTCTGAGCGGCATATCGGAACGATCGACCGGGTATTGGCAACGGTAAAAGAGGCAGAGCGGGAGGAATATCGTCCGGAGTTGTTGATTACTTTCGGGGGACCGTTGATTTCCAGGCATGTGAAAGCTTATCTGCGGAAATTCCGGCCTCGTTGGCATTGGAGTATCGATCGTACCGAGCATCCGGCCGATACCATGCAGGTACTGACGACTCAGATCCAATTGGAAGCAGAATGTTTTTTTCCGCAATTGGTAGCGGTGGCCAAAGGTAGGGCATCTGATTATGCTTTGCGTTGGAAAGAAAAGAAAGAATCGGCGGCAGTACGTCATGAGGAATTTGCCGGTCGGGTAGAGTGGTCGGATTGGAAGGCTTTTTCGCTTATTTTGCCGGCATTGCCGGAAGGATCTGCCTTGCAGCTGGCTAACAGTACTCCTGTGCGTTACGGACAACTGTTCGACTATTTTCAGGTGAAGCGGGTAGACGGAAACCGGGGGACAAGTGGGATAGACGGCTCGACTTCGACAGCAGTGGGGGCTGCCTTGATGAGGGAAGGAATAACAACGCTGATCACCGGGGATATGAGTTTTCTGTACGATTCCAACGCATTGTGGAATAAATATATATCCTCTCGTTTGAAGATTATTGTGATGAAAAATGGCGGGGGTGGTATTTTCAGATTCATATCCGGTCCTTCGGAACTGGAAGAGTTGGAAGAATGTTTCGAAACCGGGACGGAGGTAGATGTCTGCGGATTTGCACAACTTCATCATTTCCGTTATTTCAAAGCAAGCGATGAGGTTGAACTGGCCGGTGTTTTACCTGAGTTCTTCAATGAAACCGAATGGCCCGTGATCCTGGAGGTCGAAACCCCACGTTTGAAGAATGCAGAGGTGTTGAAAAGTTACTTCCGGAGTTTACAAGGAGAATGA